A genome region from Hevea brasiliensis isolate MT/VB/25A 57/8 chromosome 9, ASM3005281v1, whole genome shotgun sequence includes the following:
- the LOC110647932 gene encoding peroxidase 72-like, with product MAQSINILLVLTTLLVFAPFTIGGKSTGGYLYPQFYDHSCPKAQQIVKSILAKAVAKEARMAASLLRLHFHDCFVKGCDASLLLDSSGSIISEKRSNPNRNSARGFEVIDDIKGALEKECPQIVSCADILALAARDSTVLTGGPSWEVPLGRKDSRGASLSGSNNNIPAPNNTFQTILTKFKLKGLNVVDLVALSGSHTIGNARCTSFRQRLYNQSGNGQPDYTLDQSYAAQLRTRCPRSGGDQNLFFLDFVSPTKFDNSYFKNLLASKGLLNSDQVLLTKSEASMDLVKKYAENNKLFFEQFAKSMIKMGNISPLTGPRGEVRKNCRRINT from the exons ATGGCTCAATCTATAAACATTCTCTTAGTGCTTACTACTCTCCTTGTCTTCGCTCCTTTTACCATTGGTGGGAAGTCGACTGGAGGTTACCTCTACCCACAGTTCTATGACCATTCCTGCCCTAAAGCTCAACAGATAGTCAAGTCTATTTTAGCCAAGGCAGTAGCAAAAGAAGCTCGCATGGCAGCCTCATTACTTAGGCTTCATTTTCATGACTGTTTTGTCAAG GGTTGTGATGCATCACTATTGTTAGACAGCAGTGGAAGCATAATCAGTGAGAAGAGGTCTAATCCAAACCGAAACTCAGCTCGAGGATTCGAAGTGATTGATGACATTAAAGGTGCACTAGAGAAAGAGTGTCCTCAAATAGTATCTTGTGCTGATATTTTGGCCTTGGCAGCTAGAGATTCCACTGTTCTT ACAGGAGGACCTAGCTGGGAAGTACCATTGGGAAGGAAGGACTCGAGAGGTGCAAGCTTGAGTGGTTCTAACAACAACATTCCTGCTCCAAATAACACATTTCAAACCATTCTTACCAAGTTCAAGCTTAAGGGCCTCAATGTTGTTGATCTTGTAGCCCTCTCTG GAAGCCACACAATCGGGAATGCTCGATGTACCAGCTTCAGGCAGAGGCTGTACAACCAGTCTGGCAATGGGCAACCTGACTACACACTAGATCAATCATATGCTGCACAATTGCGTACCCGCTGCCCAAGATCTGGAGGTGACCAAAACCTGTTTTTCTTGGATTTTGTAAGTCCAACAAAGTTTGATAACAGCTATTTCAAGAACTTATTGGCTTCAAAGGGTCTGCTGAATTCTGATCAAGTTCTCCTGACAAAGAGTGAAGCATCCATGGACCTGGTCAAGAAATATGCTGAGAACAATAAACTATTCTTTGAGCAGTTTGCCAAGTCAATGATTAAGATGGGAAATATCTCTCCATTGACAGGTCCAAGAGGAGAGGTTAGGAAGAATTGCAGGAGAATTAATACTTGA